GGCATCGCTGTACAAAACTGCCGCTGCGTCATGATCGGTTCGCCAAATGCGGGCCCCCTGCTTCCTGATGCGCGCCAGCGTAGCAGCAGAGGGGTGATGATGCGGGTTCCATGCCCCCACCGAGATGAGGGCAAGCTCCGGCCCCACCGCTGCAAGGAACCGCTCGCCCGAGGCCCCTCGACTCCCGTGATGCGCCACTTTGAGGACCTGACTCCTCAGCAGTGGGCCAAAGCGCAACATGGCCTCTTCGGCCGGCATCTCCGCATCCCCGGTCAGCAGCAGGCGCGTCTTTCCATATGCCACCAGGAGCACCGCCGAGCAGTTGTTGAGGCCGAACGGCGCTGGCCCCGTGTTCCGCACAAAAGCCTGGGAAGGATGAAGCACGAAGATCAGCGCCGGCTCCCACCCGGTCAGTTCGTCACCGGCCCGTATGGTCTGCCGCCGCACTCCGACGCTGTCAGCCACCCTGACCAGCGCCTGGGACAGAGGCTCCTGTTGCTCCTGGCCAGGTTCAAAGAGTACGCCAACCGGAAATGCACGCAGGAGGTGTGCCGCGCCCCCGTAGTGGTCACTGTGTGGATGCGTGACCACTATGCCGTCCAGCCGACGCACGCCTTGGTAGCGCAGGAAGGGTTCCACAACGTGCCGGCCGGCGTCGTAGGTGGAGTCTGCGGGGCCGGCGTCCACCAACAGGCATTTGCCGTTGGGGAAGCGCAGAAACACCGCATCGCCTTGTCCGACATCGAGGAGCGTGACTTCAAGTCTGCCCCGGGGCCGGAAAGCATCCGCCCACACTGCGACGCATGCCAGGGCAAGGACGAAGAGCAAAACACGCCCGCGCCAGCGGGCTTCGCGCACGTGCAGAAGACAGACCAACAGACCGTAGTAAGCCACTGCGTGCATGAGCCGTGGCCTGGGATAGGCAACATAGGCGAACGGCAGATTTCCCACCCACTCGACGCCGTGGATCAGGCAACTGAGCAGAAGCCAATTCGCCGCGGCATAGAGTTTCGCCAGTGGCCAGCACAGTGGGGCCAGCAGCGTTGTGGTGTAGCCCAGGGGCACGATGACGCCCACCGTGGGCACCACCAGCAGATTGACGACGATGGACCACAGCGGCACACGTCCAAAGTAGTAGGCAGTCAACGGGAGAGTGCCAAGCTGTGCGGCCAAGGAGACAAAGAACAGAGGGAGCACAGAGGTTCCCCAGAAGCTGCCTTTCTCCACCGCACGCAACAGGAGGTCGCGGAAGGCACGCTGCAGCCACCGATACAGACCCAGAATGGAGCCCACAGCAGCAAACGACAGCTGACAGCCCGCCTGGAAGAGCTCGAAAGGATTGATGAGCAGCACCACCAGCCCTGCGACGGCCAGGGAGTTCCACACATTGCCCACCCGGCGGAACGCCGTGCCGCCCAGGAGCACCACAGCCATGATGGAGGCGCGCACCACCGGGGGACGGGCCTCAGTGACCAGCACATAGAGGGCCAACACTGCGCAGATGGCGACCAACCTCCCCCCTGCCGGCAAGCGCAGCACCCCGCAGATCGAGGCGGCAATGAGCACCACATATCCCACGTGCAAGCCGCTCACCGCCAGCACATGCACGACCCCGGTGTTGGCGAACGCCTGACGCAACTCGGGCCTGATCTCGCCTCTTTCGCCGACGAGCAAGCCTTTGAGAAAGGCCCCCTGATCGCCGGCAATGGAGCGGTCCACCACAGAGGTCATGTACTCGCGCACCGGGTAGACCACCTTGCGCAGTAGCCACGCCCCGTGCCCCCCGCTCAAGTAGCGTACGTTCTTAGCATCCCTGCAGGACAGGAGTGCGTGCACTCCACGAGCGCGCAGGTATTCGCGGTAGTCAAATTCACCGGGGTTGCGCCTGTTCCGCGGCAGACGCAGCGTGCCCTCCACCTCCAGCGAGTCGCCGTAGCGGATGGGACTCTCGTCGCCCGGCACGGAGAGGAGTACCTTGCCGTGCACGGGAAGCATGCCGCCCGGCAGAAATAGTTTGCTCGCCTGGAGCGTCACGAGCGCGCGCCCCACGCGCTGGTCCGGCCCAGAGGTGACCATGCCGCGCAGGCGCACCGGAAACGGGAGGCCGGTGAAGTGGACAATGTGCGTAGGATCATCGGTAGCCCCTGCTGCGAGCAAGTACCGGAGCGCTCCTGCCACCAGGAGGCTGAACAGCAACATGGCGCCGGTGAGCCGATCGCGCCGTACCAGCAGGGCGGCCATCCCCGTTGCCACCAGACAGCATCCCAACACCGCCCACGCGGTCTGGGCGGACACATAGTCCTCCAACAGGTAGCGGGCAGCCGCTACCCCGATGGCAAACAACACGCAGCAAGGAACTGCCGGCTTTCCCCTCATCGCTCCCCCTGACAGCCAGTGATTCTCCTCTTGGCAATCCCCGGCTCCTGTGGCAGACTCTGCTCAAACGGCCCGCCCGCTTTCCTGCAAACGGGCCTGGAGCCAGGAGAAGAGGGCGCGAACCTGTGCGCGCAGGGCAAAGAGCGAGCCGCTGTTTTCCACCACGTAATCGGCCAGTCGCACTTTCTCTTCCAACGGCATCTGGGCGGCCATGCGCGCGCGCACCTGCTCCTCGCTCAGGCCGTTGCGGCGTCGAATGCGCTCCACGCGCTCCTCAAGCGGCGCGTAGACCACCACAAGGTAGTCCATGTGGCTCACCAAGTCTGCCTCGCCGAGCAGCGCTGCATCGACCACGACGATGGGGGCCCCTGTTGCAAGGTGGGCAGCAACCTGAGCATCAATCCGCTGGCGCATGGGCGGATGCACGATGGCGTTCAGCTTTTGCCGTGCCTGCGGATGCGCGAAGACGATGGCCGCCAGCTCCTCCCTGCGCAGCTTGCCATCGGGGGCGAAAATCTGCTCTCCGAAGGCAGCCCGCAGAGCCGCCTGCACCGCCGGGTCGGAGGAGGTGACCTCGTGCCCAATAGCGTCGGCGTGGATAACGGGCAGGCCGTAGCGCGAGAGCAGGCGCGCGACAGCAGACTTGCCGCTGCCAATTCCACCGGTGAGGCCGACCACGATCCCAGTGCCCTGCTTCGACGCCATCGGCTGTCTCCTCCTATCGCACCACCGCCAGCTTTCCCATCACGCGCTCTTTGTCGTTGCTTATCACGTACAGATAGACACCAGAGCCAACAAGCTGGTCGTTGCCGTCCTTGCCGTCCCAGAACATGCCGCCATTGCCGTCTCTCTCCTCAAGAACGCGGACCACCTGCCCTTCCACTGTCATGATGGAGATGGTGGCCGTTTCCGTGAGGTTGGCGAAAGTGACACGCCCCGTGCCGCTCTGGAGAAGGAAAGGATTCGGGTAGGTAAACACCTGCGACAGATCGGCCCGGACCAGACGGAGCGCCAGCCGGTCGCCCCGGCCAGGTACCACCGCTCTCCCTTCTTCCGACTTGACGCCGCTCACGTAGACGATGTGGTGCGCGTTCGGCGCTCCCAGGGGGGCGAGATGGCCGATCTGGAGGAGCACCCGCCGCAGATCTTTGGGGTCAAGCACGCTGCTGACAATGCGCACCTCCGGTTCGATCCGGTAGTTGGTCACCGTTTCTGCGCTTGTCTTGTCCAAAGGCTGACTGAAAGTGAGGACGACCTGCGCGCTCCCACTCAGCGACACGGCGGTGAGATATGGCGGCTCTGGCGCACTCACGTAGCTGAAAGTGGCGCTGCTGCGCGTCGTGTCAATAGGAGTGCGATCGCAGTCCGAGACACCCCGTACCTGCACCCTGACGGTGTCGCCGCTGCGCAGGCGTTCCGCAAGTGTGAGAATCACCTCGTGGCCAGAGCGGTCGTAGAGCACGGAATGCACGCTCCCGCCAGGAGAAAGGGAATAGCACGAGGGGTCTTTGACAGAGGCATTCATAGGCTCACTAAAACGCAGGCGCAAACTTGTTTCACTCAGCGCGGTGGCGGCAGCGAGCCACGGGGGGCGATTCGGCTTGGCGGTCGCCATGCGCGAGGGCAGACTCTCGGGTGGGTGGCGGCTTGAGTCCACCGCACTCACCGCAAACCAGTACATCTGGTCTTGTACAAGTCCGCTCAGAGAACACAGGGGCGCAGTTGTCCAAACGCTTTGCCGCAAGCTATCCGGATACGTGCCGTACTTGACCCAATAGCCGTCGGCTCGATCGACCGGGCTCCAGGTGACGGCGATGCGAGCAGTATCCAGAGGGAAGGCATCGACCGTCTTTGGCCGTGGTGGGCGGCCCCCGATGGACAGGTACTGATGCGCGATGACGCCGCTGCCGTCGTTGAAATAGAGCTCACGAACGCCGTCGCCATCGGTATCGGCCACGGGGGCCACATTGCTCCGGTTTGGACGATAGTGCCACACCGGCCGATACTCGCCTGCTTCGGGCACAAACTTGACCACGTAAAAGTCCGGGAAGACGTTGATGAGCACCTCATCGCGCCCATCGTTGTCGATGTCTCCGGAAGAGACCCCGGCGTCAAAGTCCTTTGGCGAGGCAAAGCCGAAGAAGCGCAGTTCGGCCTGGGGCGAGTAGCGGTCGTTGCCTGAGGCCTTGTACACGCGGTACAGCCAGTGCCGAGCGTCGTACTCGTGCTCTGCGTCCAGGCTGGGGTCGGAGTGGCAGCCGACCACAAATTCTGGGCGCCCGTCGCCGTCATAGTCGCCACTGCTCAAAAAGTCAATGGCGTCCATGAGTGGCAAGTGCTCCGACCACGTCGTCCGGAAGCGGCCATTTTCCGTGCGTTCATAGATGAACACGTCGCCGTCATAGTCGCCGATGAGGATCTCCATGAGGCCGTCGCCGTCAAAGTCCTGCACCTCCACATGGGGCACGCCCGTGATGTTGCTGCCGGGTGTGTGGTTGGGAAGCGAATCCAGCAGGGCGAAGGTGGGACCTGGCAGGCTCCGCCACACCTGGTAGGTAGCGTCCACGCGCACGATGAGCTCGGGCCGACCATCGCCATCGAGGTCGGCGATGCGAGCCCCCCAGACATTGCTGCTATTGCGCCACACTGCCTGAAAGCTCAAGGCGCGTGGAGCGGTCTGCTCAAACAGCACGGACGTGCCGCCGTAGCCGGCAAGGATTTCAAGCAGGCCGTCGCCGTCGGTATCGCCGATGCTGCGCGGAATGGCCGGCTCGCGACTTTCCCAGACAGGGATAAGGGAGCCGTCGCGGTTCTGCCAGACCACAAGGGGCCCGAAAGAATTGCCGTTTTGATACCGGCAGCCGACGAGCTCCTCTCTGCCGTCGGCATCGAAGTCGCACACCTGCGCCAAAAGATAGGCCGGCGGGAGCGACAACGGCAGGAAGACCATCTCCAGCGCCGAGATCGGCGCCGCAGGCAGGGCCAGAGAATAGAGTCGGCCGGCATTGTCGTCGACAGTGGTGAGCTGCGCCCGGTTGGTTGCGACGATGCAAAAGCCCGCTTGCCCAGGAAGCATCTGGGGGGTCAACAAGATGCGGTGCTCAGTGGTCTGGTAGGCCAGGCGCAGTTCCTGCCATTGGTCTCCAGGAGTCGGCCACTGCACCGCTGCCTCGCAAAGGTCATCTGTGGCGAAAGTGAGGAGCGAAGCGAAGTAGTCCCCTTCGAGCATCGGGGTCTGCACCACTTGGCTGATGCGCGGTGGGGTGCGGTCCACAAACAGACGCAGCGATTGCGACACCACGCTGCCGCCGGCGCTTTCCACGGACAGGCGCAAGGTGTACTCGGTATCCGGAAGGGCGCTGACATCCCACAGGCCCAGGGTGTCGTCGATGACTTGCCGGTTCTGCACCCGCACCAGCGGCTGCCAGACGTTGGGGTCGACTCCTGCTCCATAGGAGAGCCCGTAGGCGCGCATGAACACCCCGGCGGCCGTGCCCACGAGCGGCACGCTCCCACCGGCAATCCCTTGGTCCAGTCGCGGCCAGGTAATACGGGCCACCGTGAAGTTGGGACTGTGGAGGGCGCTGCTGGCATTGATCCGTCCTGCCCCATAGTAGCGGTCCCACCCTGTACTCCCCAGGTCGTCGGCGGTTGCAAGGAGAGTTCCCCGCACATTGTCACTGGCATAATCCGGGTGCTGTGTGAAAATCAGTGCGGCAAGGGCGCTGACGAAAGGCGCAGCTGCTGAGGTACCGCTGAACATCGTGTACCCGCCGCCGAGGCTAGTGGTAAGGATGCGGGATCCAGGCGCCACAAGGTCAATAGTGGCACCATAGTTGGAAAAGCCGGCCAAGTAGTCGGTGGAGTCGGTAGCCCCTACGGCCAGCACCTCCTCGAAGCCCGAAGGGTAATGCACCTCGCTGCTGGCACTGTTGCCAGCGGAGGCGACCAGCAGCACCCCACAAGCATGTGCGTAGGCGATAGCGTCGCGGAGGAGGGGCGTGCACACTACATCGCCAAAGCTCATGTTCACCACCTGCGCGCCATTGTCAGCGGCGTAGGCCAAGGCTGACGCCACGTCGTCTTCCTCCAGCAGGCCGCGACTTGTCCCTGCACGCAGATTCATTAGCCGACAGCCGAACGCCAGGCCCGCAATGCCCACGCCGTTGTCAGCGACCGCGGCGATGATCCCTGCCACCGCTGTGCCGTGACCGTGCTCGTCGGCCGGGTCGTTGTCGCGCACCAGATAGTCCCCCCCATCGGCGAAATAGGGCGCGTCGGTAAAGTCCCACCCCTGCACGTCATCGACAAAGCCATTGCCATCGTCGTCTATGCCGTTGAAGTCAGTGGAGTCGACACGGCCATTGCTGTTGAGGTCCTCGCCTGGGTTAATCCAGATGTTTGCTGCCAGGTCCTCGTGCCGGTAATCGATACCCGTGTCGATGACGCCCACAATCACGCTCCGCGAGCCCGCAGTGACCTCCCACGCGGCGCTCGCCTGGATGCGCTGGAGCCCCCACTGCGAGGGGAACATAGGGTCATTTGGCAGGAAGTGCAGGGAAAAGACGTGATTGACATGCGCGTACTCCACCTCCGGATCGCTCGCCAGCGCCGCGACAAACGTTTCCGCTTCAGCACCAGGGAGACGCACCTCATAGATGCGATCCAAGCCCAAGGAGCGGCGCACCTCGGGGTGGCAGGGTCTTCCAGGACGGACAAAGGTCGGACGTACGCTCTCTACCCGATGTGTCTGGCAGAGGTGGTCCAAAGTGGTCATGCCAGTGCTGATCGGCCCCTCGGCGGTTTTGCCCAGCGCGCGCAGGGGCTGCCGTGTCTTGACGATGACCTCGACGAGGCCGCGGCCTTCGTCGCCAACAAGGTGCGACGAAAGAGTGAGCAGCGCGCAAAAAGCCAGTATTTGCTCTGCCAGCCTCTTCATCCTTACCTCTCCCTGCGCCGACCCGCTCTCAGGAGTGCCCATGCCACCCGTGGCCACAGGCTCACCAGGAGCAAGATGGCCACGCAGAGGTCAACTGCTGCACATCGTGCAGGGTATTTGCGGAAGTAGCGCAAGAAGTCACGATGCGAAGCAATCAGCGCCGGCACGCGATGGGCGAATACACTGGCGCCTTTGTGATGGACAGCATGCACCTCCGGCACGAATGTCACCCGCCACCCTTTTTCCCAGAAGCGGCGACACCAGTCCACGTCGCTGAAGAACATCACAAAGCGCTCGTCGAGCAGTCCCACGGAGGCCACCGCCTCGCGCCGTGCCAAGAGAAAGGCACCCTGCGGCTGGTCAACATCCCGTCGCGAGAGGTGGTCGAAATCGCCCATCTTCCAGGCATTGAACAGTGGACTCTCAGGGAAGAGGCGTGAAAGCCCAAGCAGCTCGAACAGCAGGTCGCGACGTCTTGGAAAACGCCGACAGGACGGCTGCACGCTCCCATCCGGAAAGCGGAGTTGAGGGGCCACAATCCCCACGTCGCGCTCTCGCTCCAAGAAGGAAATCAGATGGGGAAGCGCACCCCGCGGCACCTCGACGTCTGGGTTCAACAGTAGCAAGAACCTGCCGGAGGCGGAGGCCAGTCCCTGGTTTGTAGCACGCGTGAAGCCGAGATTCCACTTGTTGCGCAGCAGGCGGATGGGGATGGGCGCGCTTGCAGCGATGCGCTCAACAAGGGCACAGGTGCCATCCTCTGAGGCATTGTCGATAACCCATACCTCTGCACTCAGGCCCTCAACTGCCGCAAGGAGGGAAGAAAGGCAGGCGCCGATAGAGCGTTCGCTGTTGTACGTGACCACCACGGCGGACACGCCGCCACGGGAGAGGCCTTTCACCTTCTGCCTCGCACTGCTGTCCTGTCGCTGCCCTCACCGTCGTGCGCCCATGCGCGAGAAGAAGGTAGCAAAACGGCAAAAAAATAGCAACCGCTTTCTCTCCTCGTGGAGGCCAGAGGTGGGGTGGAGCTTACCAGGGACGCACAGTGGCGGAGGACAAAACCCAGGCTCGGCCGGTCCTTCATGGCTGGCGTACTTGTCCACCCGAGACGGAGCATGAGCGCCCCCTGGCAAAGGGGGAGACGACTGATTCCATCGGCCGGGGGATTGCCTGACAGCGTGCTGTGCAGTGCGGCAAACGGGGGTGCTGCTCCTCCGCTGCGGGGGCCTGCGCTGTCCGTGGCTCATACCCACCCCTTTGCACCAGAACCCGACGGGGCGCCTTGGCTTCCTGGCGCACTCAGTACGCAGAGGCGTTCCAGCGCAGCTCCTTCTTGAAATCCTGCACTGTGGTGGAATCGTTGATTTCTACCAGCTCAATCCCTGCAATTTCAGCAAAGTCGCGCAGAGGCTCGGCAGTGAGGGTCATGGTGAATGCCGTGTGGTGCGCCCCTCCCGCCATAATCCAGCAATGCGCGGCAACGCGAAGGTCGGGCTTCGGCACCCATACCGCTCTCGCTACCGGCAATTTCGGCAAGTCTTCATCTGGCCCGACACTTTCGACCTCGTTGAGTACCAGGCGGAAGCGGTGGCCGAGGTCGATCATCGCGATGTTCAGAGCCGGTCCGGGGGGTGCGCCAAAGACCAAGCGCGCCGGATCGGCCTTGCCGCCGATCGACAGCGGATGAACCTCTAGGCGGGGGCGCTCAGCCGCCAGTGTCTCGCACACCTCCAGCATGTGCGCCCCGAGCACCTTCATGCCACCCGGGGCCAGATGGTAGGTGTAATCCTCCATGAACGAGGTGCCGCCCCCGAGTCCGGCGGCCATGACCTTCATGGCC
The genomic region above belongs to candidate division KSB1 bacterium and contains:
- a CDS encoding DNA internalization-related competence protein ComEC/Rec2 yields the protein MRGKPAVPCCVLFAIGVAAARYLLEDYVSAQTAWAVLGCCLVATGMAALLVRRDRLTGAMLLFSLLVAGALRYLLAAGATDDPTHIVHFTGLPFPVRLRGMVTSGPDQRVGRALVTLQASKLFLPGGMLPVHGKVLLSVPGDESPIRYGDSLEVEGTLRLPRNRRNPGEFDYREYLRARGVHALLSCRDAKNVRYLSGGHGAWLLRKVVYPVREYMTSVVDRSIAGDQGAFLKGLLVGERGEIRPELRQAFANTGVVHVLAVSGLHVGYVVLIAASICGVLRLPAGGRLVAICAVLALYVLVTEARPPVVRASIMAVVLLGGTAFRRVGNVWNSLAVAGLVVLLINPFELFQAGCQLSFAAVGSILGLYRWLQRAFRDLLLRAVEKGSFWGTSVLPLFFVSLAAQLGTLPLTAYYFGRVPLWSIVVNLLVVPTVGVIVPLGYTTTLLAPLCWPLAKLYAAANWLLLSCLIHGVEWVGNLPFAYVAYPRPRLMHAVAYYGLLVCLLHVREARWRGRVLLFVLALACVAVWADAFRPRGRLEVTLLDVGQGDAVFLRFPNGKCLLVDAGPADSTYDAGRHVVEPFLRYQGVRRLDGIVVTHPHSDHYGGAAHLLRAFPVGVLFEPGQEQQEPLSQALVRVADSVGVRRQTIRAGDELTGWEPALIFVLHPSQAFVRNTGPAPFGLNNCSAVLLVAYGKTRLLLTGDAEMPAEEAMLRFGPLLRSQVLKVAHHGSRGASGERFLAAVGPELALISVGAWNPHHHPSAATLARIRKQGARIWRTDHDAAAVLYSDAERWHLVRWRRRLTPLSELLAW
- the coaE gene encoding dephospho-CoA kinase (Dephospho-CoA kinase (CoaE) performs the final step in coenzyme A biosynthesis.), which produces MASKQGTGIVVGLTGGIGSGKSAVARLLSRYGLPVIHADAIGHEVTSSDPAVQAALRAAFGEQIFAPDGKLRREELAAIVFAHPQARQKLNAIVHPPMRQRIDAQVAAHLATGAPIVVVDAALLGEADLVSHMDYLVVVYAPLEERVERIRRRNGLSEEQVRARMAAQMPLEEKVRLADYVVENSGSLFALRAQVRALFSWLQARLQESGRAV
- a CDS encoding S8 family serine peptidase — translated: MKRLAEQILAFCALLTLSSHLVGDEGRGLVEVIVKTRQPLRALGKTAEGPISTGMTTLDHLCQTHRVESVRPTFVRPGRPCHPEVRRSLGLDRIYEVRLPGAEAETFVAALASDPEVEYAHVNHVFSLHFLPNDPMFPSQWGLQRIQASAAWEVTAGSRSVIVGVIDTGIDYRHEDLAANIWINPGEDLNSNGRVDSTDFNGIDDDGNGFVDDVQGWDFTDAPYFADGGDYLVRDNDPADEHGHGTAVAGIIAAVADNGVGIAGLAFGCRLMNLRAGTSRGLLEEDDVASALAYAADNGAQVVNMSFGDVVCTPLLRDAIAYAHACGVLLVASAGNSASSEVHYPSGFEEVLAVGATDSTDYLAGFSNYGATIDLVAPGSRILTTSLGGGYTMFSGTSAAAPFVSALAALIFTQHPDYASDNVRGTLLATADDLGSTGWDRYYGAGRINASSALHSPNFTVARITWPRLDQGIAGGSVPLVGTAAGVFMRAYGLSYGAGVDPNVWQPLVRVQNRQVIDDTLGLWDVSALPDTEYTLRLSVESAGGSVVSQSLRLFVDRTPPRISQVVQTPMLEGDYFASLLTFATDDLCEAAVQWPTPGDQWQELRLAYQTTEHRILLTPQMLPGQAGFCIVATNRAQLTTVDDNAGRLYSLALPAAPISALEMVFLPLSLPPAYLLAQVCDFDADGREELVGCRYQNGNSFGPLVVWQNRDGSLIPVWESREPAIPRSIGDTDGDGLLEILAGYGGTSVLFEQTAPRALSFQAVWRNSSNVWGARIADLDGDGRPELIVRVDATYQVWRSLPGPTFALLDSLPNHTPGSNITGVPHVEVQDFDGDGLMEILIGDYDGDVFIYERTENGRFRTTWSEHLPLMDAIDFLSSGDYDGDGRPEFVVGCHSDPSLDAEHEYDARHWLYRVYKASGNDRYSPQAELRFFGFASPKDFDAGVSSGDIDNDGRDEVLINVFPDFYVVKFVPEAGEYRPVWHYRPNRSNVAPVADTDGDGVRELYFNDGSGVIAHQYLSIGGRPPRPKTVDAFPLDTARIAVTWSPVDRADGYWVKYGTYPDSLRQSVWTTAPLCSLSGLVQDQMYWFAVSAVDSSRHPPESLPSRMATAKPNRPPWLAAATALSETSLRLRFSEPMNASVKDPSCYSLSPGGSVHSVLYDRSGHEVILTLAERLRSGDTVRVQVRGVSDCDRTPIDTTRSSATFSYVSAPEPPYLTAVSLSGSAQVVLTFSQPLDKTSAETVTNYRIEPEVRIVSSVLDPKDLRRVLLQIGHLAPLGAPNAHHIVYVSGVKSEEGRAVVPGRGDRLALRLVRADLSQVFTYPNPFLLQSGTGRVTFANLTETATISIMTVEGQVVRVLEERDGNGGMFWDGKDGNDQLVGSGVYLYVISNDKERVMGKLAVVR
- a CDS encoding glycosyltransferase family 2 protein, translated to MKGLSRGGVSAVVVTYNSERSIGACLSSLLAAVEGLSAEVWVIDNASEDGTCALVERIAASAPIPIRLLRNKWNLGFTRATNQGLASASGRFLLLLNPDVEVPRGALPHLISFLERERDVGIVAPQLRFPDGSVQPSCRRFPRRRDLLFELLGLSRLFPESPLFNAWKMGDFDHLSRRDVDQPQGAFLLARREAVASVGLLDERFVMFFSDVDWCRRFWEKGWRVTFVPEVHAVHHKGASVFAHRVPALIASHRDFLRYFRKYPARCAAVDLCVAILLLVSLWPRVAWALLRAGRRRER